In one window of Cryptococcus neoformans var. neoformans JEC21 chromosome 7 sequence DNA:
- a CDS encoding expressed protein, with protein sequence MPPNLHNLLSSLRSPIFNTISNPTSARMGTKYLRRRLRGPTVASYYPQLTNPFPKLSLLNKNIPENPFAGWDGRKLPSVIKTKKGKVLYENIEWQNEGAMLRKDEVVERGFEEVARRKGLGWLEDPIEQRRIVRVARKKRFGKGPPKKGQGRRSQMKKKK encoded by the exons ATGCCGCCCAATCTCcacaacctcctctcctccctccgcTCACCCATATTcaacaccatctccaaccccACCTCGGCTCGTATGGGCACAAAATACCTCAGACGACGTCTTCGAGGTCCTACCGTCGCTTCCTACTACCCCCAGCTCACAAACCCCTTCCCTAAACTCTCGCTTCTCAACAAGAACATCCCGGAGAACCCTTTTGCTGGATGGGACGGCAGAAAGCTCCCGTCAGTGATTAAGAccaagaagggcaaggtgTTGTATGAGAACATTGAATGGCAGAATGAAGGGGCGATGTtgaggaaggatgaggtCGTGGAGCGTggatttgaagaagtggcgaggaggaagggttTGGGATGGCTCGAGGATCCTATAGAGCAGAGGAGAATAGTGAGGGttgcgaggaagaagcgatTCGGCAAGGGTCCTCCCAAGAAGG gacaaggaaggaggtctcagatgaagaagaagaagtag
- a CDS encoding vacuole protein, putative, with protein sequence MSSPPRYTEEPNLRPAPSKAYGTTPADTAATQPLLAAQASTNAQRAAEEGWRDDEDNVSDNYKLGVSVSDCDTEIRMLFIRKVYSILLIQLLATAGVSILLSLPSAKDFTHTNPWIMWIPLIGSFTSLFFVYWKRHQHPANLILLGLFTLFEATMIGLAVSYYESRIVIQALFITLGVFIGLTLFTFQTKYDFSSFAPILFIGIWGLLTTYLIQIFLPFNATVDLGIACFSTLLFSGFVLYDTQQIMKRLSVDEAIAGALTLYLDFLNLFLSILRILNNSNDR encoded by the exons ATGTCCTCGCCTCCACGATACACCGAAGAGCCAAATCTACGACCAGCTCCTTCAAAGGCCTATGGCACAACCCCCGCCGACACTGCTGCCACGCAACCCCTTCTCGCAGCTCAGGCGTCTACTAATGCCCAACGCGCAGCCGAGGAAGGTTGGCGGGACGACGAGGATAATGTGTCGGACAACTACAAGCTCGGTGTCTCTGTCTCTGACTGCGATACTGAAATCCGAATGCTCTTTATCCGCAAAGTCTActccatcctcttgatTCAATTGCTCGCCACGGCAGGAGTGTCaattcttctctccttgccGTCGGCCAAGGACTTTACCCACACCAACCCGTGGATCATGTGGATCCCTCTGATTGGTAGCTTTACCAGCTTGTTCTTTGTCTACTGGAAGAGGCACCAACACCCGGCGAATTTGATCTTGTTGGGTTTGTTCACTTTGTTCGAAGCGACGATGATTGGGTTGGCTGTGAGTTACTATGAGAGCCGAATT GTGATTCAAGCGCTGTTCATCACTCTTGGCGTCTTCATTGGTCTTAcactcttcaccttccaaaCCAAA TAcgacttttcctccttcgcacccatcctcttcattggCATCTGGGGTCTCCTCACCACCTACCTCATCCagatcttcctcccattcaATGCCACCGTCGACCTCGGTATTGCCTGTTTCTCGACCCTCTTGTTCTCTGGTTTCGTGTTATATGACACACAGCAGATTATGAAGAGGTTAAGTGTGGATGAGGCGATTGCGGGAGCGTTGACGCTTTACTTGGACTTTTTGAACTTGTTCTTGAGCATCTTGAGGATA CTTAACAACTCGAACGACCGTTAA
- a CDS encoding expressed protein, which produces MGPSITPTVAITAITPQQTAPLRHLVLWPSIALGSQLDPAYDFAPATIHLGAYLCAPVETQRPPDHLPGTAPAQEPIGIMTLALQPYRPLSPATSPPTPLLAPSLTHVQLHKFAVHPDLRGLGIGRTMFAHAVSLLKDKYGEGNVLFHFDARANQTRFYGNCGMDVLDPVEFEKRGTTGKEVPVMHIKMGRVI; this is translated from the coding sequence ATGGGCCCGAGCATCACGCCGACTGTTGCGATCACGGCGATCACGCCGCAGCAGACAGCGCCCCTCCGCCACCTCGTGCTCTGGCCGTCCATTGCGCTGGGCTCGCAGCTCGACCCCGCCTATGACTTTGCTCCCGCGACCATCCACCTCGGTGCCTATCTCTGCGCCCCAGTAGAGACCCAGCGCCCGCCCGATCACCTCCCTGGCACGGCCCCGGCACAAGAGCCGATCGGCATCATGACGCTCGCCCTCCAGCCGTACCGCCCACTCTCACCCGccacctctcctcccacACCGCTTCTCGCCCCGTCCTTGACGCACGTCCAACTGCACAAGTTTGCTGTCCACCCTGATTTACGCGGACTGGGTATCGGACGAACCATGTTTGCGCATGCGGTTTCTCTGTTGAAGGACAAATATGGAGAGGGCAATGTGCTTTTCCATTTTGATGCGCGAGCGAATCAGACGAGGTTCTATGGGAACTGTGGGATGGACGTTTTGGACCCGGTcgagtttgagaagagggggaCGACGGGGAAAGAGGTTCCGGTGATGCATATCAAGATGGGCAGGGTGATATGA